Proteins from a genomic interval of Euleptes europaea isolate rEulEur1 chromosome 16, rEulEur1.hap1, whole genome shotgun sequence:
- the ASB11 gene encoding ankyrin repeat and SOCS box protein 11 isoform X1 — MEGSTILHAFNNIYFAIFALFCFKLLIKISLALLTHFYIVKGNRKEAARIAEEIYGIAPGSWADRSPLHEAAFQGRLLSLKTLIAQGFNVNIVTIDRVSALHEACLGGHVACAKVLLENGAHVNAATVDGVTPLFNACCSGSAACVNVLLEFGARPHLENHFASPIHEAAKRGHRECMEILLTNGVDVDQEDPRLGTSLYVACVNQRTDCVKKLLELGASVDLGKQLDTPLHAAARKSSVEIVNLLTDYGASLTCRNSEFKCALDLAAPNSSVERALLLREGPASLAQLCRLCIRKCLGRSCLYAVHKLCLPEPLEKFLLFR, encoded by the exons ATGGAGGGCAGTACGATACTCCATGCTTTCAATAACATTTATTTTGCcatctttgctttgttttgtttcaagCTCTTAATTAAAATTTCTTTGGCTTTATTGACTCATTTTTATATTGTGAAAGGGAACAGGAAAGAGGCTGCCAGGATAGCAGAAGAAATCTATGGAATAGccccag GCTCATGGGCAGATAGGTCTCCTCTTCATGAAGCTGCATTTCAAGGACGCCTCCTGTCTCTGAAAACTTTGATAGCCCAG GGATTCAATGTGAACATTGTTACAATTGACCGTGTTTCTGCTCTCCATGAGGCATGTCTGGGAGGCCATGTTGCCTGTGCAAAAGTCTTGCTGGAGAATGGTGCTCAT GTCAATGCAGCCACGGTGGATGGGGTCACACCTTTGTTTAATGCTTGCTGTAGTGGCAGTGCAGCTTGTGTCAATGTGTTGCTTGAATTTGGGGCCAGGCCACATCTGGAGAATCACTTTGCTTCCCCAATTCACGAAGCTGCAAAGAGAG GTCACAGGGAGTGTATGGAAATTCTTTTAACCAATGGTGTGGATGTAGACCAAGAAGACCCACGGCTTGGAACTTCTCTTTATGTGGCCTGTGTGAATCAAAGGACAGACTGTGTAAAGAAGCTTTTAGAACTAG GAGCAAGTGTTGACTTGGGTAAGCAACTAGACACTCCACTTCATGCGGCAGCTAGAAAATCCAGTGTGGAAATTGTCAACCTGTTAACAGACTACGGGGCCAGTTTGACATGTCGAAATTCTGAATTCAAATGTGCTCTGGACCTTGCTGCTCCTAATAGTTCTGTCGAACGGGCATTGTTGCTTCGGGAAG GCCCTGCTAGTCTTGCCCAGCTGTGCCGGCTATGTATCCGGAAGTGCTTGGGACGATCGTGTCTTTATGCAGTCCACAAACTATGCCTGCCTGAGCCACTTGAAAAATTTCTTCTGTTTCGATAG
- the ASB11 gene encoding ankyrin repeat and SOCS box protein 11 isoform X2, with protein MPSTEGVKAGGFISIASNKSHLSGMPLITGELREAPYGNYICHTLQGGSWADRSPLHEAAFQGRLLSLKTLIAQGFNVNIVTIDRVSALHEACLGGHVACAKVLLENGAHVNAATVDGVTPLFNACCSGSAACVNVLLEFGARPHLENHFASPIHEAAKRGHRECMEILLTNGVDVDQEDPRLGTSLYVACVNQRTDCVKKLLELGASVDLGKQLDTPLHAAARKSSVEIVNLLTDYGASLTCRNSEFKCALDLAAPNSSVERALLLREGPASLAQLCRLCIRKCLGRSCLYAVHKLCLPEPLEKFLLFR; from the exons ATGCCATCTACAGAAGGAGTTAAAGCTGGTGGATTTATCTCAATAGCTTCAAACAAATCTCATCTCTCTGGGATGCCTTTAATAACGGGAGAGTTAAGAGAGGCCCCTTATGGGAACTACATTTGCCATACACTTCAGGGAG GCTCATGGGCAGATAGGTCTCCTCTTCATGAAGCTGCATTTCAAGGACGCCTCCTGTCTCTGAAAACTTTGATAGCCCAG GGATTCAATGTGAACATTGTTACAATTGACCGTGTTTCTGCTCTCCATGAGGCATGTCTGGGAGGCCATGTTGCCTGTGCAAAAGTCTTGCTGGAGAATGGTGCTCAT GTCAATGCAGCCACGGTGGATGGGGTCACACCTTTGTTTAATGCTTGCTGTAGTGGCAGTGCAGCTTGTGTCAATGTGTTGCTTGAATTTGGGGCCAGGCCACATCTGGAGAATCACTTTGCTTCCCCAATTCACGAAGCTGCAAAGAGAG GTCACAGGGAGTGTATGGAAATTCTTTTAACCAATGGTGTGGATGTAGACCAAGAAGACCCACGGCTTGGAACTTCTCTTTATGTGGCCTGTGTGAATCAAAGGACAGACTGTGTAAAGAAGCTTTTAGAACTAG GAGCAAGTGTTGACTTGGGTAAGCAACTAGACACTCCACTTCATGCGGCAGCTAGAAAATCCAGTGTGGAAATTGTCAACCTGTTAACAGACTACGGGGCCAGTTTGACATGTCGAAATTCTGAATTCAAATGTGCTCTGGACCTTGCTGCTCCTAATAGTTCTGTCGAACGGGCATTGTTGCTTCGGGAAG GCCCTGCTAGTCTTGCCCAGCTGTGCCGGCTATGTATCCGGAAGTGCTTGGGACGATCGTGTCTTTATGCAGTCCACAAACTATGCCTGCCTGAGCCACTTGAAAAATTTCTTCTGTTTCGATAG